A region from the Wansuia hejianensis genome encodes:
- a CDS encoding ATP-binding protein, whose translation MRNESSRMEKILMIALLAAAMVFAAAKPCMAAEGPKVIRVGFPEAKGYSMTSEDGEHYGLVVDALEEIAKYTGWKYEYVSVGSEDMLSRFQAGEFELMGGQYYMEDLEEYYAYPDYNCGYSKLVLMARRDNSEIKSYDLNSFNGKTIGVFERAKENIRRLQIYLDLNNLDCTLQYYTYDQLMETGDLNQFLKDGEVDLLLGNSSDSGDELYTAASFDSQPHYIVTTPGNQAILDGLNMALEKIYEADPNFAKKLYEKNFPSASNTNVLLSDEEQEYIRQKATATVAIPRDWHPLFCLNNSDGHDGVVPELLGKITGYSGLAFSYVYCDNYADALTKTQQGEADILGFYLGSDEDAVEQSLALTAPYAQLSSILVRNKESSYPSEGLSGAVLKGQEMPESIMADEVKSYDDMEQAVSAVNSGKVDFFYGISARLENVIQKNNFTNLVQVNLVNDSQDICFAVNSPAQPELFSILNKAINSLTSDEKAAITGRNMVSIGESRMSIISIVYANPGLAVAVVATGLILVLIVVIIVSRSRLHAAAMRVELQKAEADNRAKSEFLSRMSHEIRTPMNAIVGLTDLTEMTDGLPDKAKENLLKIKASSQYLLGLINDILDMSRIENGRMTVAKEPFSMHSLLDGIESMVTQDAADRGLQFLLKKEFEDDVLVGDGIRLRQVILNLLSNSLKFTPSGGTVLLSITEDRSTPDDAVFTFRVSDTGIGIAEEEQQRVFKSFEQLGSNYSKSQGTGLGLAISKSIVHLMGGELKLSSRSGEGSEFYFTVTFPKGQLDEGEGKELKEEENLLHGVNILVVEDNELNAEIAIELLNLQGASVMRAENGREAVELFRQSRPGSIHVILMDIQMPVMNGLDAAAAIRELPRDDAATVPIIAMTANAFKQDREAAVKAGMTGFIPKPIDVNVLYEELLHGLKEMDGEGVRC comes from the coding sequence ATGAGAAATGAATCCAGCCGTATGGAGAAGATTTTAATGATAGCTCTGCTGGCAGCGGCGATGGTGTTCGCAGCGGCAAAGCCCTGTATGGCGGCAGAAGGACCGAAAGTGATCCGTGTGGGATTTCCTGAAGCGAAGGGCTATTCCATGACCTCCGAGGACGGGGAACATTATGGGCTTGTGGTTGACGCGCTGGAAGAGATTGCTAAGTATACAGGCTGGAAGTATGAATATGTCAGCGTGGGGAGTGAAGATATGCTATCCCGTTTTCAGGCGGGAGAATTTGAGCTGATGGGCGGACAGTATTATATGGAGGACCTGGAAGAATATTACGCTTACCCGGATTATAACTGTGGGTACAGCAAGCTGGTTCTCATGGCACGCAGAGATAACAGTGAGATTAAGAGCTATGATCTCAATTCGTTCAATGGAAAAACAATCGGGGTGTTTGAGCGGGCGAAGGAGAATATCAGAAGGCTGCAGATCTATCTGGATCTCAACAACCTGGACTGCACGCTGCAATATTACACCTACGACCAGCTCATGGAGACGGGAGATCTGAACCAGTTTCTTAAAGACGGGGAAGTAGACCTTCTTCTGGGGAACAGTTCAGATTCCGGTGATGAGCTGTATACTGCCGCGTCCTTTGATTCCCAGCCTCATTATATAGTGACCACACCAGGCAATCAGGCAATCCTGGACGGACTAAATATGGCCCTGGAAAAGATTTATGAGGCCGATCCTAATTTTGCCAAAAAACTATATGAGAAGAATTTTCCCTCTGCTTCAAACACAAATGTGCTGCTCAGTGATGAAGAACAGGAATACATCCGTCAGAAGGCAACGGCGACAGTGGCGATTCCGCGGGATTGGCATCCGCTATTCTGTCTTAACAATAGCGACGGGCATGATGGAGTGGTACCTGAGCTTCTGGGAAAAATCACTGGTTATTCCGGACTGGCATTTTCTTATGTATACTGCGATAACTATGCGGATGCGCTGACAAAGACCCAGCAGGGAGAGGCCGATATTCTGGGCTTCTATCTCGGTTCAGACGAAGATGCTGTTGAACAGAGCCTGGCACTGACAGCACCTTATGCGCAGTTGAGTTCAATCCTCGTGCGGAATAAGGAATCCAGCTACCCTTCGGAAGGCCTCAGCGGAGCTGTGTTAAAGGGCCAGGAAATGCCGGAGAGTATAATGGCGGATGAGGTGAAAAGCTATGATGATATGGAGCAGGCAGTGTCGGCTGTTAACAGCGGAAAGGTTGACTTTTTCTACGGGATCTCAGCGCGCCTGGAAAATGTGATACAGAAAAACAACTTCACGAATCTTGTGCAGGTAAATCTCGTAAATGACAGCCAGGATATCTGCTTTGCGGTAAACAGCCCTGCCCAGCCGGAGCTTTTCTCTATATTGAACAAGGCGATCAACAGTTTGACCAGTGATGAAAAAGCCGCAATCACCGGGCGCAATATGGTATCTATTGGGGAATCCAGAATGAGCATTATCAGCATCGTATACGCCAATCCGGGGTTGGCTGTCGCTGTGGTGGCTACGGGGCTGATCCTGGTTCTGATCGTTGTAATTATCGTGAGCAGATCACGGCTGCATGCTGCGGCAATGCGTGTGGAGCTGCAGAAGGCGGAGGCTGATAACCGGGCCAAGAGTGAGTTCCTGTCCCGTATGAGCCATGAGATCCGGACGCCTATGAATGCGATCGTCGGGCTCACCGATCTAACGGAAATGACGGACGGGCTGCCGGATAAGGCAAAGGAAAATCTGTTGAAGATCAAAGCTTCTTCCCAGTATCTTCTTGGCCTGATTAACGATATCCTGGACATGAGCCGTATAGAAAACGGAAGAATGACGGTTGCAAAGGAGCCATTTTCCATGCATAGCCTCCTGGATGGAATAGAAAGCATGGTGACACAGGATGCAGCCGACAGGGGACTTCAGTTTCTGCTGAAGAAGGAGTTTGAGGATGACGTGCTGGTGGGGGATGGTATCCGCCTGCGGCAGGTAATTCTGAATCTGCTGTCTAATTCACTGAAATTTACGCCATCCGGCGGGACCGTTCTGCTCAGCATCACAGAAGACAGGTCAACACCGGATGATGCCGTGTTTACCTTCCGCGTCAGCGACACAGGTATTGGAATTGCGGAGGAGGAACAGCAGCGCGTCTTCAAGAGCTTTGAACAGTTGGGTTCCAATTATTCTAAGAGTCAGGGGACGGGACTGGGGCTGGCAATCAGCAAGAGTATCGTGCACCTGATGGGCGGTGAATTAAAGCTGAGTAGCAGGTCCGGGGAGGGAAGTGAGTTTTATTTCACAGTCACGTTTCCCAAAGGACAGTTGGATGAAGGGGAAGGCAAGGAGCTAAAAGAGGAAGAAAATCTTCTTCACGGGGTGAATATTTTAGTGGTAGAGGATAATGAGTTAAATGCTGAAATTGCCATAGAGCTGCTGAATCTGCAGGGAGCCTCTGTTATGAGGGCGGAAAATGGCAGAGAGGCGGTGGAGCTGTTCCGGCAGAGCCGGCCGGGATCGATTCATGTGATTCTCATGGACATCCAGATGCCGGTGATGAACGGCCTGGATGCCGCCGCCGCTATCCGGGAGCTGCCAAGGGACGATGCGGCCACAGTGCCCATCATCGCTATGACTGCCAATGCTTTTAAGCAAGACAGGGAGGCGGCTGTAAAAGCAGGGATGACAGGGTTTATACCAAAGCCGATTGATGTGAATGTGCTTTATGAGGAGCTGCTCCATGGGCTGAAGGAAATGGACGGCGAAGGCGTAAGATGTTAA
- a CDS encoding GntR family transcriptional regulator, translated as MKKDNGLRRLVYDYYETRIRFGFYQYGDCLPSIPQICENFHLGRTTVRAALELLEKGNYIRTAERKAASVIFVAGSCQFRENAARYYLPRKEGILDLSEAGKLLFVPLWECALRQWSRERWECILHDLSNIVPGAVPLTVKFYMGVLSSWNNQLILNLFWEVIRYLRFPYLSNRDEPRITAGELMEVLRGDGISFLKVQFQDIYGRMIDELLDFIGQSAEEFHLESLEKVPFRWNIYRRRPQMRYTLVSVIIREILTGIYPVGSYLPSLPQMENKYKVSLTTVRRTLSILEALGVTRSFQGKGTQVFMAPVEIDFTLPDIREGLRLYRESVQLLALTAGGITQYTLEYVQEGKRKELGDRLMMIQEQKKSYNCFEVILTFIKEECPLAAVRECYGQMAELITWGYPFMLLRLQDKSLDQRYQECVRQQIKLIREGDYAAFSAGWGVLLENEEHQCTAFMKAVSGNIDKE; from the coding sequence ATGAAAAAGGATAATGGTCTGCGTCGGCTGGTATATGATTATTATGAGACCCGGATCCGGTTCGGATTCTATCAATACGGGGATTGTCTTCCATCCATTCCTCAGATCTGCGAGAATTTCCACCTGGGCCGGACTACGGTGAGGGCTGCGCTGGAACTTCTGGAAAAGGGAAACTATATCCGTACCGCGGAAAGGAAGGCGGCATCTGTAATCTTTGTGGCTGGTTCCTGCCAGTTCAGGGAAAACGCCGCCAGATACTATCTTCCCCGTAAGGAGGGTATATTGGATTTGAGCGAGGCCGGGAAGCTTCTGTTTGTACCACTGTGGGAATGTGCGCTGCGCCAGTGGAGCCGGGAAAGATGGGAATGCATTCTGCATGATCTGAGCAATATAGTGCCTGGAGCGGTGCCTTTAACGGTAAAATTCTATATGGGTGTTCTGAGCTCATGGAATAATCAGCTGATTTTAAACCTTTTTTGGGAAGTCATCCGGTATTTACGGTTTCCCTATCTCTCCAATCGGGATGAGCCCAGGATAACGGCCGGTGAACTTATGGAGGTACTGCGGGGAGATGGTATATCCTTCCTGAAGGTTCAATTCCAGGATATTTACGGCAGAATGATTGACGAGCTGTTGGATTTCATTGGCCAATCGGCGGAAGAATTTCATCTGGAGTCGCTGGAGAAGGTTCCTTTCCGGTGGAATATTTACCGGAGAAGGCCGCAGATGCGCTATACGCTGGTCTCTGTAATCATCAGGGAGATTTTAACTGGAATATATCCGGTGGGAAGCTATCTGCCGTCCCTGCCGCAGATGGAGAATAAGTATAAAGTTTCTCTGACGACCGTCCGCCGCACGTTGTCTATTCTGGAGGCTCTCGGCGTTACGCGTTCTTTTCAGGGAAAGGGGACGCAGGTCTTCATGGCTCCGGTGGAAATTGATTTTACACTGCCTGATATCCGTGAAGGACTGCGGCTGTACAGGGAAAGTGTGCAGTTGCTGGCGTTGACAGCAGGAGGTATCACACAGTATACTTTAGAATATGTGCAGGAAGGAAAAAGGAAGGAACTGGGAGACCGGCTGATGATGATCCAGGAGCAGAAAAAGAGCTACAACTGCTTTGAAGTTATTCTGACATTTATCAAAGAAGAATGCCCTCTGGCGGCTGTGCGCGAGTGCTATGGACAGATGGCAGAGCTGATAACCTGGGGGTATCCATTCATGCTGCTGAGGCTTCAGGATAAAAGCCTGGATCAACGATATCAGGAGTGCGTCAGACAGCAGATAAAGCTCATCCGGGAGGGGGACTATGCGGCTTTTTCGGCAGGCTGGGGAGTGCTTCTGGAGAACGAAGAACATCAGTGTACCGCCTTTATGAAGGCGGTGTCAGGAAATATTGATAAGGAATAA